Within the Rosa rugosa chromosome 2, drRosRugo1.1, whole genome shotgun sequence genome, the region TGATTATCATCCCTTAAGTCCTGTATAAAAGTCCTTGAAAAAGCTTCCTGAAAAGCTGATGGAAACAGTCTTCTCGAGGAACCAACTTTGAGCACAGCCTCCGGCTTCCTCCTTATCATTCTGGACCAACTCTTTGCCTTCAGTTATAGTAGAACATGTGATCTTCAAATCTTGCCAGGCCTTTTTCATAATTCCACTCGAAGGTTCTTCAAAACAGCTTCCcaacacaaaagaaaataagGCAGACTCTTGTACTCTGTTTTCTGCTTCTCTTCAACTGTTTCTCACGGCAATTTTCTCCATCTTCTCTTGAGTTTTAGGACCAATGAATGACCAGAATCCATCCTTTGCATCACTACTTCATGTGAAGTGCCTTGATTGTCCCACAATAGCTCTCTTTTCTCCTAAACTGCTTCTCaaagtacctaagaaaataacaaagttaaattgatttttttaagGAATAAACTAAGCAAAAGTATAAATGTTTGAACTATAAATTCGATgtattttatgctcctatcacatgACTACATGAGGAGAAAGTTTGTTTAGAAGTTAGCTAGTAGACACAATACTCTGCTACTACTCTTTGTAATAATCATGATAAAGCATTCCCACAAATTTTCACATATTATAAAATATACTAAAACTGGGTTGGCACTGTATACTCAGTGGCGGAAGGACGTGGTAGGCTGTATGGGCTCAAGCCTAGACAACATTTTGGGCTAAAAACCCTTATCTCTAACTCCAGCCCATaccagcccaaagaaaaaaaaattatatgtagAAGTCTCGTGTATTCGTCTGCTCCCAGCTCCCACAACAGCTCACAGAGTCACAGTCACAGCCTCACTGCCTCAATCTATTCTAGTGTTTCGATGGAGGTTATGGATTTATCGGTTGAAACAAGGCATGAATCTCAGGCTCTATCCACTACTAAAAAGAATTGCTTTTGCGATGGAAAAAAATTTTCTCGACGGAAAATTGagccttttgcgacggaaatgttggcgttgcaatatgtggcgtcacaaaatccatttgcgacggtaaaatgccgtcgcaaaaagtatttgcgacggaaaactgTTGTCGTCGCAGTGTCTTAAACTATTTGCGACggatactttgccgtcgcaaaaagatatttcattttaaaaaaaaattggggtgaCTTTGTTGCGACGGATACTTTGCTGTCGCAAaagaatattttatttataaaaaaaaaatagtgtgaATTGCACACCAAAGCTAGTACCATCTGCAGCAAGTCATCCATTTCTTGCCTATCCAATTGCTTTTCATACACCAACTCTTTAATTACAGCCAAAGATCAGTAAAATGTTGcctcaaaaaaagaagaagctacCAGTACACAAACATAACACAGTGACATTCTTCAATCATTTCTCTTCCCAAATAAGCCCATAGTTCCACCAAATGTTCAAAAACACAGCAAACAGATTCCAGCAGGACCCATCACGGCTTTTGAACATAGTCCCAAGTCTTTTGCAACATATGATGGCAGGGGAACATAAATACATAATAGCATTTCCAGTAGTGCCTTCCCACAATTCAGATGGGTATCCGTCTATATAATCATACATAGGACACACAAAAATAATCAGAGGTAACATTATTTATCACCAATAGCATTGGAAATAGTAATTTGCAATATATAAACAACACAAAGCAGTATATGATCATTATATGGTGAAAATAAATACATATTGGTCGGCAAGTTTCAAATATCACATCTATCATCAGAAAAGGTTTCACCAACGTATTTGATCATTATATGGTGAAAATAAATGAAGATTACGGCCAATCGCTTACCAGAAGAAGAAAGGCTGGCTGCTCTCACTTTCACATCATAAATCGTAGGTCATGTGTAAATTGTGTCCATACTAATGGTCTGGATCAATCTGTAGAGCACATCAAGAAGTAAATGGCTTAATATTAGATCATGCATATTTTATATTGCAAGGAATATAGGTTTGCAAAAGAAATATATGGGCTTATTAAAGGTCATAGATAAAGTGTGAACTTACAGCTTCAAGCCAATGTTGAAGAATTAACTTTGTGTGCTTTCTCATTCTCAAACAAACCTATGACAAAGTGTTATTATTAGAATGAATGTCTAATAAACTATGGAAATATGAGAAAGAAGTATGtataagaaaaagaacaagCCTTTGCAGCCTAGTTCTAACCCTTGCCCATCGGAAAACGGCGGATTCTAGGTACTCAACATCAGAGAATGAGATAAACTGTACTTGAGAGCTGCAAAATCGAAAGATTTCCACTTGAACCATTTGAAAATAGCCAAATGAATCATACAATTGATCAGAATGTTTTGATCAGAATGCATAGAAAACACTGGTTTGTAGTCACTTTCGAAGAAAGACAAAATATTTTCTAAGCCTTTCGAATTGAAGTTAAGTTTTAGGGCATGCTTTGCATCTCTAATCTAACTTACTGAAGATCGAGGACAGAAAACAAGTGTAAAGGTTCTCAAATCAATTGTTTGTAACAATAAGCTGCaagttttgagaaaatttcagaaaactggTAACAAGCAAGAAAATTTCACCAACAATTAGTCTTTCAGTCATTTCAAGCAAAACTTTTTAGATTTGAAGTAGACATGCGAAGCTACTATTTTGTAAAGTTTCATGCTAATCGAAGTTCAAATGGAGGGTCAAACAAGAATCTAAAATGGACAGAAATGCTGATTCTGCAGAAATCCAGAAACAGTGCAGTAACTTCAAAATAGCACAAGTATCTCATTTTAACTCCGTTTTTCTTGAAACTAAgctcaaaatgatcatttaAGAGTCTATTTTAAGCTTTTAAAAACTGAGAGTAAAACAAGAAGTATAGGTTTTTCAAAAATCATGGAATAGCCCACTGGTTCAGCTTGGGTGTTGTCTTTGAGGCATAACATCAAACACTTGGAGTGCAGTAATTGAACTTTGGTCTTTTCCAGTCCTATCCATCCTCATGGGTTTACTAAAACGTAATAATTAAAAGTGCATTCCATTACAACCTTGAATAGCTTTAAGAACTGGAATTTAACAGAAAGTAGAAGTTCTTAccgaaaggaaagaaaatttcTGGTATTGAAGCAAAACTATCATAACTTTTCTAGTACACAAAACTAGGTAGGGGGTGCAGATTACATAGTTTCCTAGATTAAAACAATGATCAAAGTAGTGCAAAATATGGCCAAAAATTGAAAGCGACGTCAAGAGTTTCTTACCTTTTGGGAGTTGTGGAGTCTCGAGCTTGCTTAGTATGGCGGACAATGAAGAGGATTTTTTAGCTTTGAGGATGGTCTATTTGTAATGTAATTACAGTAAAGAACTAGAGTTTTAGGAACTGCATAGCTGATGGATCTACATATCCAATTATCCAGTAAAGAAAGCACCTCCAAATAATGAGATAGGACAATCAATGTCTTGAATTGCTCCTCCATTTGCCGATATAGGAAGATAGAAATAAAGGAGGGGATTAGTTGATCAAAACTCTCGAACTTTTGGTGAACTCAAtagaccaaatttttttttttttttttttttttttttttttttgcattagaTCTCATCTCTCATGGGAGAATGACAATTTACTGCAACTTAATAAGAAAAACGAGTTCAACATGTAAACCCAATAAGCACAAATTAAATTCAGTGTGATCTCAGCAAGAACATTGTTTTTTAATTCACTTCATTTCCCCCTGACAAACTACAAAGCATGTAATGTACCAATAGGGGTAGGAAAGCTTCAAACTTAAAGTTCCACTTCGacccttgaagcaccttgaacaATTTTCAGTTCTTTCAACCAAATATAATTGTTCATGGAAACAACTAAATTGTAAATCGGTagagaataaaagaaaaataccgCTCTTTCTGGAATTAGGAAGAGACAAAGGCTGGATCGAGAGTGGGAATTGCCATCAGTGCCTACACATTAACATACACAAAACTTTAAACACATTTCTTATTCCACCACTTAATCAACAACAATCTAAATCAAAAGTCGAGAGCTTTTCATGATTGAAATGCAGACCTTAACCAGAATACGGGCAACTATTTATGCATGCCAAGAAGTAGAACTCCATAGCTACAGATCAATGTATGCTATTCACATGGAACTGAGAGGTACTGATACATAAATAGACGGCTTACCACCCAATCTATTAGAGCTCTTTTATCAATTCATCTGGTTTGTGCTACGTCAATCAGCATAAATGCAACTTCTACCTCTTTCTCAATCATGAACCTCATGAGGTCTTCCTCCTCAACGTACCTACTCAAATGCAAGTTAAGTATATAACTTGGAACCAGGATCATATATGAAAAGGTCACCAGAATATCATTAAATACAAGCATAATTAAAGTAAGGACTAATTTCACTTTGCCTCCTCCAACTTAAGGTCGaaaatcatgttagtccatgaTCTTTaaaattcatcaagaacacccctgtACTCTCAAGATTCCTCTTCCGTGTCCAATCCCGAGATCTCCATCCATTTCGGGTGTTAACTCATGACGTGGCACCGACACAGGGCCCCACCATTGGTGGCTGAAACTCAGAAGAAGGGGCACAATGGACATTTGAAGGACTTTCCCTCCAAATTTTATAATTATCCCAATGGTTTGATGAATCCAAAAAATCAGCATGCATCCACCAAAAAGGGTAtgtccaaaaccaaaaattaaatgGGTACtgccaaaaaccaaaaattaaatgGGTATGCTTAAAACCTAGAAAATATCACATTTGTACCAAAATAAGATATTCAATAGAAATGGAAATCATGTTCGTAATTAGCACCCCTATAGATGCATAAATCTATTTTACATCCAAACTACCCAAAAAATCTCAGTTTGGAATAAGGTCCACAAAAGATTAGCCCTAATCATCTTTGCAAAAGATTAGAACTAGCAACCTTGTGACACAGCACAAGGTTGCACAAAAGTGGGCAATATGCATCTCTAATATCCTGACCTTGGACGCTAATCACATACTCCAATTCCTCTATTTTCTAGCCTTTGCATTTTGTCTGATTCTGACAGATGACCTTGTTGATCCAGTTGCAGAAGCAGCTGCTTTAACCTTGCTGGTTCCAGCAGCAGCTTTACTGTTGCTGGTTGCAGCTCTAGCACCTGATGCATTTGCTCCTGCCTTCTTTTCCTCCCTTTTTTTCTATAGTTATGAGAAGAAATAATTGTTCAGATAAGTAAACAATAGGACTAAACAATATTCAGGTTGGATCGAGTGTAACATGAAATTTTAGTGTAGTTTATAGTTTACCTTCAGCTTTGCTGCTCTAAGCTTTGCCTTTTCTCTGAGCTCATTCTTTGTCTTTGGGGGCTGTTTGGCTCCCTTAGCCTGCAAAAATAGAAGCAAACTTATGAGTAATTGGTAAATAACACACAAAATAACAATCTGTGCTACCCTTATACCTTAGTTGGAACAGATGAGCCCTCTCCACTGTTTAGCTTTCTTTTCTTGGACACAGTAGGTGCTTTTGTCTTAGGGGGCAGGTGCCTATGGCAAGTTGTCACATTGTGACCCAAAACTCCACAATTGCTACACTTTAGAGATTTATGAACCCTTCCAAGCTTGGGGCCATCAGTCTCCTTCTCAGATGCATCCTTTACCCTTTTTGTCCTTGGCCTACCATGCTGCCTGTTGTACTGAGGTGGGAGGATGGTAGGTTCATCACTCTGCTTCCACAGGTCCATCCCATTGACAGGTTTGACTGTGTTTGAATAAGTGGCCATGTAGGTACTAGTGAGGTAGCAAGCATCCACATAATCTTCAGGCTTGTGTCTCATGAAGTTTATGGCAGCTATAGCATGCTTGCATGGGATACCAGTAAGATCCCATCTCCTACATGCACAGGTCCTTCTACTCAGATCAACTATATATCTGCTTCCTCCAATGCTCTCTACCTCAATCTGAGGACTTCCAGAAccataaggaatacaatctgtGGCTGCCTTAACTTTATTCTTTTCCAAAATTTCCCTAGGCTTGGGGCAGATAGTGTCCACAACTTTGCTGATTTTTTCCTTCCTCATGGCaatcctcttcatcatcttaATCCTGATATCTTCAAAGCAAGATATCACAGGTTTGGCTCTCGATGGCAAAATGAAAGCATTGAAGCTTTCACAGAGATTGTTGAGGAGAACATCACATTTCAGAGTTGTTCCAAAGTGAGACCTGGACCATTGCTTAGCTGGTCTTCTAGGATCTACAAAAACAAATAATTGTTTTAGATCATGAATTATAGTAAATTAAGCATATATCATCATTACAGTAAGTGGATACAGAATCCTTACCATTCAACCAGTCATAAGCCTTGGGATCCAATTGCTTCATCAGAACCATTTCTTTCCAGAAATATGCCATGGTTGTGGACTTGGCGCATGACCACAGCTGATCCTTCATCACTTCCCCTGGGTATAGCTTGTTGAAGTTAGTCCACAAGTGTCTCACACAGAATCTGTGATCAGCAAGTGGCATCACCTCTTCACAGGCAGGTATTAGCCCCTTTTGCTTGTCAGATATAAATGTCCACCCATTCCCATCCCCACAGATATGTAAATCATCCACCAATAATCTCAGAAACCACAACCAAGAATCCTTACTCTCCATTTCAACCATAGCATATGCAAGGACCCATGTAGTGTTGTTGGCATCCAACCCTACTACTGTCAACAACTGACTCCCATAAGCACTCTTCAGATGGCATCCATCCAGCCTCAATATTGGTCTACATCCAGCCCTAAACCCCATCTTCAATGCACCAAGACAAATGTACATCCTTTTAAAAACAGGGGCCTGTTGGGGGTTGTTGAAATCACATTTTATATCCACAGTAGTGTGTGGATCCACCCTTTTTAGCTCCTCAGCATAATCCCTGACCCTTGCAAATTGCTCATTGATTGACCTCTCCAGCAACTTCAAAGCAGCCCTCTTTGTTCTATATGCTTGTTGGAAAGAAACTTTTGCTCTCACAGCAACTGACATGGTTTGGGCAAGAGACTCTGACAAGCAAAAAGATAAATAGTCACTGTTGGTATACATGAAAACACATAACCAAATCATAGCAGATAGAGTTCAAGGTGGGAGTTTGATACCTGTTGATATGTCTGGATTCAACTTGATTTGTTCAGCAAACCTTTCTGTTAGATATGGGGTTCTAACCATGCTGTTCTCACATACCCTTGCACAGGTGTGCCCTCCATGGTAAGTCTTGATCATTAAGGTATCTTCATGCTGCATCTTAGATGCAAATAATTCAAATGGGCAATCATCAGCCTTGCAGATCACCCTGACCCTAAGTTTGTCACTTTTCAAAAAAACTGCTTCCCAACCTTTTTGGATAGCTTTTTCTCTCACAGCAGCCCTAAGAATTTTGGCAGAAGCAAACTTCATGCCCTTACAGAACTGGGGGTTGCTCAAATCAGTCTTTGGGTTGAACTCTACAAATCTAGGTTCAACAGCTTCATCATCAGAGTTGGCTTCATGCCCTATGCCTTTTTCATCTGAGTCCACAGCTTGAAACATGTCCTCATTGTCTCCACAGGCATCACTGGCATTACTGCCGTTTTGGTTCTCCATCACTTCAGCAATAGAACCATCTGCTCTGCTAGTACCAACCACTTGAGCAgctcctccttcctcttctgTCAACCAGTCAAACAAGAAATCATCTTCCACCCCGTAAGCAGCATATTCATCATCTTCCATAGCAGGATTGTAATCATCATCACATGAGTCATCATCAGAAAAAGCCTATTCCTCATCCTCAGCATCATCATCTTCAAAAACTCCATCATCTTCTTGGATCCAACCATCATCTTCAATATGCTCTTCCTCACTGACAGGTTCAAACTCAACTTTATTCTTGCCTTTATCAGTAGCTTCAGTTGGAGCTCTGCTAGCTTGAGTTGGCACCTCATCTTCACAGTCCAGGATCTTCAACTCACTTGGCTTAAACTTTTGTCTCTGTGCACACACTTTGAATCTTCTAGCTTTACACCCTAACCTATCTTCCACAGGAGGGTTTGTTGGTGAATCTGGCAGCTCCTCAATCTTGACAGAGCTCTTCTTTTTGGGTGAGTCAAGGAGCTCCTCTATGACAACACCACTTGACCCTGCTTGACTGAAACCCGAAGCAGGTGCTTGTTCCTCATACATGAACAGATCTTCTAAACCCTCATAATTAGGATCCAGTTCCAAATGGTCTAGATAAAGAATGACCACTCTAACCTCAGGCACCATGCAGCACATGGTTATCACATCCTGGTCATTGTTAATCTTTGTCATCGCATCATCCTCAGAACCTATGGAGAACTAGTAATCAATGCGTGTACCAGCATATTTGGGATTTATGCCCCTAACCATCCCATCAACCTCAGTCAAAGACATTCTGTCCTTGTCCACATTGTCGTAATAGCTTATGGTTCCTCCTACATACTTGTTCTCTGTGTGTGCTATATATCCACCATGATATACCTTGATGGTGAAATACTCTGGGTGTACTGCACATAGTGAAAGCGAATTGAGTTAGAAGTTTCCCAACCACTAAACACACCAGCACAGGTAAAACAATCAAAATGCATCAATAAATACCACCTAAACAACCCAACAACTCTTTTGTAGGACCACAACACCAGTCAAAGACCACTACACCGCTTAAGGGCAATATACAAATACCCAAACACACCCAACGCATCTGATAGGACCGAAAGCTTAAAAATTAAACAAGGTAATAAAAATTGATAT harbors:
- the LOC133733372 gene encoding uncharacterized protein LOC133733372, coding for MEDDEYAAYGVEDDFLFDWLTEEEGGAAQVVGTSRADGSIAEVMENQNGSNASDACGDNEDMFQAVDSDEKGIGHEANSDDEAVEPRFVEFNPKTDLSNPQFCKGMKFASAKILRAAVREKAIQKGWEAVFLKSDKLRVRVICKADDCPFELFASKMQHEDTLMIKTYHGGHTCARVCENSMVRTPYLTERFAEQIKLNPDISTESLAQTMSVAVRAKVSFQQAYRTKRAALKLLERSINEQFARVRDYAEELKRVDPHTTVDIKCDFNNPQQAPVFKRMYICLGALKMGFRAGCRPILRLDGCHLKSAYGSQLLTVVGLDANNTTWVLAYAMVEMESKDSWLWFLRLLVDDLHICGDGNGWTFISDKQKGLIPACEEVMPLADHRFCVRHLWTNFNKLYPGEVMKDQLWSCAKSTTMAYFWKEMVLMKQLDPKAYDWLNDPRRPAKQWSRSHFGTTLKCDVLLNNLCESFNAFILPSRAKPVISCFEDIRIKMMKRIAMRKEKISKVVDTICPKPREILEKNKVKAATDCIPYGSGSPQIEVESIGGSRYIVDLSRRTCACRRWDLTGIPCKHAIAAINFMRHKPEDYVDACYLTSTYMATYSNTVKPVNGMDLWKQSDEPTILPPQYNRQHGRPRTKRVKDASEKETDGPKLGRVHKSLKCSNCGVLGHNVTTCHRHLPPKTKAPTVSKKRKLNSGEGSSVPTKAKGAKQPPKTKNELREKAKLRAAKLKKKREEKKAGANASGARAATSNSKAAAGTSKVKAAASATGSTRSSVRIRQNAKARK